The nucleotide window GGAACCGGGAGCAGAAACGACTCTGCCCACCAGCTGTTCAGCTCGGTGGGCAGAGTCGTTTCAAGCGTGTTGCTTAGCGGCCGCGGCGCTCGTTCGACGCCGGGGCGCCTGCCCTGCGTGGGCCGGACCCGCGGGTGCCGGCGGGACGGCCCGACGACGACGGTGCCGAGGGACGCTGTCCGGAGCTGCGCTGACCCGAGCCGGGCTGGCCCTTGCCCTGCGCGCCGCGTGTGCTTGAGGTGCTGTAAGCAGCAACGTCGCCCGAACCTGCCGGGCGGGCGCGGCGCGTGCGGTTTCCGCCGGCTGCTGCACCCTCACCGGTACGACGACGCTCGCCTTCGGTACCGAAACGCGCTGCCTGCGGCTGGTCCTTGCGGCGCTCTGCACGGTTGCCCTGCGGGTCCGCTGCGACGCGACCGCGTCCACCGCGGCCGCCACGTCCGCCTGCGGCGGGGGCTGCACGCCGGTTTCGCTTGCGCTCGGCGTTCGCTCCGGTCGAGGAGCCTGCGCCGCGCGGGGTCTCGCGCTGGGCAAGAAGCGCCGCCCGGGTGCGTGGGTCGACCTTCTCTGCAACATCGCCGATGAGCTTGCCCACGAGCGGGGAGGTCGCGGAGACGTTCTCGAACCCGACGCTCACACCCGCCGCCTTCATGAGCTTCTGCACCTCACCCTTCTGCTCGGGCAGCGTGATGGTTACGACGGTGCCGTCGGATCCAGCGCGTGCGGTACGGCCGGAGCGGTGCAGGTACGCCTTGTGCTCCGTGGGCGGATCAACGTGGACCACGAGCTCGACGTCATCCACGTGGACGCCGCGGGCTGCGACGTCGGTGGCAACGAGAACCCGGACGTCTCCGGTGGAGAACTCGGCAAGGTTGCGGTCACGCGCATTCTGGGACAGGTTGCCGTGCAGATCGACAGCGGGGATGCCGGCGTCGGTCAGGGTCTTGGCAAGCTTGCGTGCGTGGTGCTTGGTGCGCATGAAGAGCACGCGCTTGCCCTTGCCGGAAGCGAGCTGCACGATGAGCTGCTTCTTCTGGGTCTGGTCGCCGATCAGCAGCACGTGGTGCTCCATCGTGGTGACCGAAGCCTGCGTGGTGTCCACGGAGTGCGTCAACGGGTTGGAGAGGTAGCGCTGCACGACCTTGTCCACGCCGTTGTCCAGCGTGGCCGAGAACAGCATGCGCTGGCCCTCGGTGGGCGTGGTGTCGAGGATCCGCTTGACGACGGGAAGGAAGCCGAGGTCAGCCATGTGGTCGGCCTCGTCGAGCACGGTGATTTCGACCGACTCGAGCGTGACCAGCTTCTGGCGCATTAGGTCTTCGAGCCGGCCGGGGCAGGCAATGACGATGTCGACGCCGGCACGCAGCGCCTTCTCCTGGCGTGCCTGGGACACGCCGCCGTAGATGACGGTGGTGTTCAGGCCCAGCTCGCCGGCAAGGGGCTCAACGGTGGCGTTGATCTGCGTGGCGAGTTCCCGGGTGGGAGCAAGAATAAGCGCCAGCGGGCGTCCGGGCTTGCGGCGGTAAGCTGCCTCGCGTTCGGCCAGGCGTGAGACCATCGGCAGCGCGAACGCCAGGGTCTTACCCGAGCCGGTGCGGCCGCGGCCGAGAACATCCCGACCCGCGAGGGTGTCGGGGAGGGTCTTGACCTGAATGGGGAACGGTTCGGTGATTCCCTGCTCGGTGAGGGAACGGACCAGCGCTGTGGGCACGCCAAGCGCAGCAAAGGTAGTCATGTAAAGTACACGAACTTTCTTCTCATCTTCCCTGCGCACCGGTTGGTGCCCAGAGTCCGCCGAAGGAAAGTCAGACAGTGTCAACCGCTCTCACGATTTTGGGAGATAGCGCGGGACAAAAGAATGCGTTCATCGACGCAGGCTGCGGCTGAAGGAACCCGAAAATCTCCGGGAACAAGCTCCAGGTACCGCAAGCAAGTGGGTCAAGTCTATCAGTGGTCCGGTTGCGCTCCTGACGGCGGTTGGTGAGGATGGGGTCTGTGTGAGCAAGCCCACCATGCCCGCCCCACCGAAAACCTCACCACCTCCAGGAGGAACCTTGCCTACCGCCGCCGCAATCCGCGCCCATGCTGCAGACCTTTCCGGGGAGGTGACGCAGTTGCGCCACCGGCTGCATCAGGAGCCGGAGATCGGGCTGCACCTCCCGCGGACGCAGGAAAAGGTGCTGGAAGCGCTCGATGGGCTCCCCTACGAGGTGAGCATCGGCAAGGATACGACGTCGGTGACAGCCGTGCTGCGCGGAACGGCGCCGTCGTCGGCCTCCCGGAAGCCGGTGGTGCTGCTGCGCGGTGACATGGATGCGCTTCCGGTACAGGAGCAGACCGGTGCGCCCTACGCGTCCCACATCGATGGCGCGATGCACGCCTGTGGACACGACCTGCATACCGCAATGCTCGCCGGAGCCGCGCGGATCCTTGCCGACCGGCGTGACCAACTGGCCGGCGACGTCGTTCTGATGTTCCAGCCCGGCGAAGAAGGTTTCGACGGCGCGGGCGTGATGATCCGGGAGGGCGTTCTTGAGGCCGCCGGGCGACGGCCGGATGCGGCATACGGCATTCATGTGGTGTCCTCGCTGCTGCCGAACGGCCTCTTCGCCAGCAGGCCGGGCACGCTGATGTCAGCGTCGGATGGGCTGTACGTGACCGTCCACGGTGCCGGCGGTCACGGGTCAGCGCCCCACCGCGCGAAGGATCCCGTGACCGTTGCGGCGGAGATCGTGACCAGCCTCCAGACGATGATCACCCGCCAGTTCGACATGTTCGACCCAGCGGTACTCACTGTCGGTCTGCTGCACGCCGGAACCAAGCGCAACGTCATCCCCGAATCCGCACGCATCGAAGCGACGATCCGGACGTTCTCCGAGCAGAACCGGGAACTGATGCGCACGGCCATCCCCCGGCTCGTAAACGGCATCGCCGAGGCGCACGGTCTCCACGCGACGGTCGAGTATGAAACGGAGTACCCGCTGACCGTGACCGACGCGGGCGAAACCTCGAACATCGAGAAGCACGTCCGCGACCTGTTCGGCGACGAGCGGTACACGCAGATGGTGAACCCGCTCAGCGGCTCCGAGGATTTCTCCCGCGTGCTTGCGGCCGTGCCCGGGAGCTTCGTCTTCCTGTCCGCGGTTCAACCCGGCGTGGACCCGGCAGGTACCGCGTTCAACCACTCTCCCTACGCGGCCTTCGATGACAGCATCCTCGCTGACGGCACCGCGCTCTATGCGCAGCTGGCCATGGCGCGGATCGCCGAGTTGGCCGGCGCCTGATCCAGCGGCACCATCCAGCAACACCACCCAGCGGCACCGCCCGCTTTGCACGCCTCGCTACGCTTGTACCGATGAGCACGCGCCCTGAACCCCAGCCCTTCTCCACCCAACCCGTCTCTTTCGTCCGCCGAGGCAACCGCCTCCAGGGCCGCCGTCGTGATGCCTGGGCTGAATTGTCTGAGGGCCTGGTGGTGGACGTGCCCCGCAACACTGCAGCGGACACGTCCGTGGACCCTGCCTGGGAGTACGACGCCGCTGCCTCCTTCGGGCGCGACGCCCCGCTGGTGGTGGAGGTCGGGTCAGGACTCGGTGAAGCGGTAGCGGCCGCCGCGACGGCCGATCCCGACCGCAATTTCCTCGCGCTCGAGGTGTACAAGCCGGGACTCGCCCAGACCCTGCTGCGTATCGATCAGGGCGGTCTCACGAATGTGCGCATTGCCCAGGTGAATGCGGCCGAGGCGCTGGCCACCATGATCCGCCCCGCCTCGGTTGCTGAACTGTGGGTCTTCTTTCCCGATCCCTGGCACAAGACCCGCCATCACAAGCGCCGGCTGGTCAAGGACTCCTTTCTTGCACTCGCCGGGCGCGTGCTGGCACCGGGCGGCATCCTGCGCCTCGCCACCGACTGGTCTGACTACGCCGTGCAGATGCGCGCCTCCGCCGATGACTCACCTCTTTTCGAGAACCTGCACGACGGCGAGCGCGCCGGCTCCGACAGCCCGCTCACCTTGGTCTGGGCCAGCGGTGTGGAGCACGAGGTCGGCGGCACGCCCCGCCGGGAAGGGCGCGAACCAGCCGGGACGGCTTCGCGGAACGAGGGCGAAGACTCGATCGGTGGCTGGGCCCCCCGGTTCGACGGCCGCATCCTGACGAGCTTCGAGAACAAGGCTCACGACGCCGGCCGCTCGATCTTCGACCTGGCGTACCGCAGGGTTTAGTCAGCCGCGGACGGTCAGCGCTGACGGTAGGCCGCGGACGATTCCGTGCAGGTTCCACCCTAACCCGGCACCTACCGCGGCGTGTTCGGCTTCGACACGCACATCGGCGGCGCGAACCTGCGAGGAATCGTCAGCCGCGGACGTCGGAAAGGTGATGGACGACGTCGTGCAGTCCGTACTGGGCGAGGGTCTCGACGGTGAAACGCGAACCGTTGCTGCGCCGCCCCACCCGGTGCCAGTCCGGGACCGAGTCCAGCAGCGCTGTATAGGTCTCCCCCGCTGCCGCCAGCTCGTCGGCTACCCGGGCCGGATCCTCGTCGGCGTAGTTCTTCTCCCGGGCAGTGCGGTCCTGGTCCCAGTTCTCGAAGATCGGGTCTTCCTGCGCCAGCATCAGTTCCGTGCGCTCGGTGAACAGGACATAGACGTCCCGGACGTGCGCGGCATACTCAAGCGTTGACCAGGTGCCCTCATCCGGACGGTCCCGCACGTCAGCCCGACCGAGCGCTTCCCGCCACCGCGGCAGGTCCAGCCTGTGTTTTTCCGCGATGCTTCCCGACGGATAGTCCGCCGCATCGAAGCCGCACTGCGGGCAGGGACGCTCCAGCACCCAGGTCCAGTCTTTGGTATCCGGTTCAATCGCCATGGAGGGAAGCGTATCCACACCTGACCCTTCGTCTGCATCCTGTGACGATGGATTTCGACCTGACCTCTTGCAGCAAACTGGTTTGTACTGCAAAGTAGTTTGTGTGAACTCACACAAGAAGGTTCCCGACGGCTCCAACCGGTTCGACGACGAACGCCCCCTGGACCTGAACACCGCACTCAACGTGGTTTCGGCCGCAGAAAAGCGTGCCCGCCGGGAACTGCGCGGCAACGGTGCCTGGGTGTATCTCCTCTGGGCACTCACGTGGTTCCTTGGTTTCGGTACGCTCCACGGTTCCCGCAACGGCTGGATTCCCCTCGAACCCGAAACCGCGCTCACGCTCTTCGGCCTCCTCGTTGCCGCCGGTGTAGCGGTGACCATCGTGATCTTCGGCCGTCAAAGCCGCGGAATCCGTGGCCACTCATCCTTCACCGGCGGCTTCTATGCGCTCGCCTGGATCCTGGGGTTCATCGTGATGGGCGCACTGGGTGGCACGATCGGGATGGCAGTGGATGACTTCTGGCTCCGCGGCATGCTGATCAACGGCATCGCCATCCTGATTGTCGGCCTGCTGTACATCACGGGCGGAACCACCTTCAACGACGTGGTGCAGGTCGTCATGGGCGTGTGGTTCCTCGTGGTGGACATCGCGTCGATCGTCGCCGGGCCGGAGCACTTCCTCACCGTGTTCTTCATCTTCGGCTCCGGCGGATTCTTTGTGGGCGCCGCTGTGCAGGCATTGCGTCAGCGCCGGGGGCACTCGCATGCCCGAGCTTGACCCGGTCATCCATGCCGAGTCACGGCTACGGGCCATCACCACACTGAACGAAGTCGGCGAGCGCAACCGCATCGCCTTCACCAAGCTGCAGAAGATCCTCGACATGACCGCCGGTAACCTCTCAACCCACCTGCGCAAGCTTGAAGACGCCGGCTATATCACCGTTTCCAAGACCATCGAGGGCCGCACACCGGCAACCTATGTGGCCATCACTCCGGCGGGAACCGCCGCCTACGCCGCCTACCGCCTGGCACTACACCAACTCCTCACCACCGAACTTACGGAGAAATCATGACCTCACCAGCAACCCTCGCGCAGCGCCGGCAGGGTACGACGGCGCCGCTCGCCTCCGCGGAAGCTGTCACCAAATCCTTTGGCAAGACTGCTGCACTCACGGGAGTGAGCCTGCAGATCCATCCGGCTGAGTCTGTGGGGCTGCTGGGGCCGAACGGTGCCGGCAAGTCAACCCTCATCGGCCTGCTGTCAGGGCTCCGGCGTCCGGACTCGGGAACCGTCCGGCTTTTCGGAGATGACCCGTCCCATCCACGCACCCGCCTGCGGCTCGGCATCACTCCGCAGGCGACTGCTGTTCCGCAGAACCTGACCGTCCGTGAAGCCGTTCAGTTCGTCGCGGGGCACTACGCGCACCCGATTCCTGCCGCGCAGCTCCTGAAGGATTTCGGCCTCGTGGAGGCGGAACGGAAGCAGTGCGGCGGTCTGTCCGGCGGTCAGCAGCGGCGCCTGCTCGTAGCGCTGGCCCTTGTGGGAAGACCGGAGCTGGTCATCCTCGACGAACCGACCACCGGCCTGGATGTGGACGCGCGCGAGACCCTCTGGAGCCAGCTGCGCACCTACCGCAGTTCCGGCGGCACGCTGCTCATCACCAGCCACTACCTCGAGGAGATCCAAGCGCTCTCCAGCCGGGTGGTGGTCATCGACCGGGGAACAGTGATCGCTGACGGGACCGTGGATGACATCCGCAGCCGCGTGGCAGTCAGCAAGGTGTCCTTCGCAACGGATCTGCCGCCGTCGTCGTTCCTGTCCCTTCCCGGCACGGTGGACGTCACGGTAGCTGACACCGGACGCACCACGGTGGTGACCCAGGACGCCGACGCCACGGTCCGCGAACTGGTTCACGGCGGGCTGGCGTTCGCGCAGCTTGAAGTCCATGGCGCCACCCTCGAAGAAGCCTTTCTTTCCCTCACCGCCAAGGAGAAGCAATGAGCACCGCCACAGCACACAACCCGCCCACAGGACGCAACGCCGCCACAGCTCACACTGCTCCGTCTCAGCTTTCACTGATCCGCACGCATACGAGGGCGCAGCTCCTAGAGCAGCTGCGCATCCCGGTCGCGGTGATCTCGTCGGTGGTTTTTCCGGCGCTGGTGCTGATGTTTTTCGTGGTGCCGCAGTCGGCGGTGACGGCCAATCCGATGGCCTCGCTCGCATCGATAGCGCAGCTCGGCGTCTTCGGCGTGATGAGCGCGTTCCTGTTCAACTACGGAGTAGGCGTGGCCGAGGACCGCGCCAATCCGTGGAGCAGTTACGTCCGCTCCCTCCCGGCGGGACCGCTGCCCGGAATCCTGGCACGGGCGGTGACCGGGATGCTGTTCGCGTTCATGTCACTGCTGCCGGTCCTGATCCTCGGCGCCCTGCTCACCTCAGCGCCGGACGCCTTCACCAGCGGCGACCTGCCCTGGTGGAGGGTTCCCTTTGCTGTAGGGGTGTGGCTGTTGTGCGGGCTGCCGTTCCTGGCGCTCGGGCTGTTCATCGGGCACCTGTGCACCTCCAAGGTAGCCGTCGCGGTGACGCAGGTGGTGTTCTTCCCGCTGGCCTTTGCGGGCGGCATGATGCTTCCGCCACTGATGTTCCCTGAGTGGCTCAACACGCTCTCGCTGTTCCTGCCTTCGCGTGCCGCGCGGGATTTGTCTGTCTTCGCGCTGACTGGCGAGGGGCTGCACCCGACCACCGTCGTCTGCCTGCTGGCCTGGTTGCTGGTGCTGGGAGCGACAGCCCTCTGGGCGGCGCGGCGCGACCAGGGTCGCCGCTTCCGCTGACCTCGCTTGCGTGCCCGTTCCCGCTCAGTCGAACGACGACGACGGCAGGTCCCGCTCCCCCGCAGCCATCGCATCCACAATCCGCCGGGCCACCGCATCCGGGTCCTTGCCCTGCGGCAGGCGGGGTGCCTGGCCATCGATGGGACGGGTAGCCAGGCCGGTCTCGGTATGGGGCGGACGCACGTCCAGCACGCGGACGTTACTACGGCGCAGCTCGAGTGCCGCTGCCTTGCCGAAGGCGCTGAGGGCAGCTTTGCTCGCCGAATACGCTGCCATGCCGGCGGTGGGACTCTCGGCCACGACGGCACTGATCTGAACGACCTGCCCGCCCTTGTTCAGGCGTGGAACCACCGCCCGCAGAAGCCGGGCGTAACCCACGAAGTTGGTGAGGAGCAGCTCATCCAGGGTGTCGTCGTCGAGCTCTGCCAGAGCGCCGAACGCGACGACGCCCGCTGCGTACACCACGCCGTCCAACGGTTGGTCCCCGAGCGCATCAACGATTCCGGCCGGGCCGCCCGGCAGCGTGAGGTCAGCGGCGATGGAATGGGCGCCAAGCTGGCCGGCAAGTACACCGAGCTTCTCCTGGTCCCTGCCGCTGAGCGTCACTTCCGCTCCTCTGGACTTCAGCTCCCCCGCAATGCGCGAACCGAGTTCACCTGTTGCGCCGACCACCAGGAAGTGTTTGCCGCTGATTCCGTTGCCATTGAGCTCATCCATTGCCCGAGCCTAGCAACCGGCCCTGACGGTTCCCTCGGAGTGCCCGGGCTGTCAGGCGGACCCCGGGCGGTTGCCCTGCACCCGCCCCTTCAACTGGCGGAGATCCTGCTCGGCGGCCTCACGGGCTTCCAGCTCATCGAAGGCCTCTTCGAGCTTCCCGGAGGTCGGGTCTGACCAGGCGAGTTCTTCCTGCGCAGCCTGCTGGTGCCTCAGTTGCCGGGCAGCCTGCTCCGCCTCGCGGGCAGCACGGGCGGTTTCCATGCTGTTGCCTGCTGAGGACGAGACCGCACCCTGAACATTCAACGCTGCCTGCGTTGCACCGTGCTGCGCCCTGAGTGATTCGTAACGGACGGCGTTGTCCTGCAGGGAGGTTTCGAGCCGGTACAGATCTGACTCCAGCGAGCGGAACTGCTGATCGACGTCGTCGCGTTGGCGGGTCAGGGTTTCGAGTCTCTTCTGAATCTCCAGGGCATGGCGCAATGCCGACCGGGCGGCGTCGTCATTGTTGTTCGCGACCGCCCGTTCCGCTTCGCGGTTGCACGCATCGAGATCCGCGGCTGCCTGCCGGGCAAGGGTGTCCACGCGATGGCGGACGGCGGCGAGGTCAGCGACGCTGCGGCGCGCGCGGTCGAGGTTTTCCTCCTGTTGCCGCTGCGAATCACCAAGCGCGGCGATCGGATCACCCGGTTCGACTGCGTTTCGGCGCGAGGCGATGATGCGTGAGATGCGGCGTCGGACGGACACTGGCGCTATGCCCTCCGGGTGCCGGTGCCGTACGCGGCGTTCCAGGTCTTAAGCGCGCCGATCTCCATGGTGAGGCGGGAGGTGGCGCGTTCCAGTTGCCTGCTGCCGGTTTCCTGGTGCACCTCAAGCAGGGTGCGACGCAACTGGGCCGACAGTTCGCAGAGGGAGTTGACCTGCTCGCCGATACTGCGCGCGAGATCCTCCCGCAGTGCCCGGTGGGGCTCCCGCTCAGCCAGTGCTATGCGCTCGCAGAGCACCGCTTCTGCCCGGGTGAGGTCATCAGCCGTTGCGGCCAGATCCCCGGCCGCGGACCCGTGCGCGATGGCGGCGGCAACTGAACGGCGCGTGGCCTCAGTGGATCGCTCCAGCTGGAGCCGGAGCCTTGCGAGTTCCCGTGCCGAAGCGTCCGTGGAAAATGACCGCAGCCGGCTGGAGCCCCGCTCGATCCGGCGACGGAGGACTCCTGAGCGGCGGATGCGGCGCACGATCAGCCAGGTTCCGGTTGCAGCGCCGATCGCGAGGATTCCCAGCACAGCTCCACCGAAGAGGATGAGCTGAAGAACACCCTCCAGCAGGAATTCCGTGGCGTCAGCGAACTCTGAATCAGGCATGTATACAAGTGTGCCGTGGAATTGCAGGTTGCGCCACGTGGGAGGCATCAGAGATGTCAGCGGGTTGGGTCTCCGCGCCAGATCATCAGCGCCTGGCTGCGCGGGCGGGGACGCTGGCCGCGGGCGAGGGTGACGGTCTCGCCAGCCAGACCGGCAGCGAAGACACGGGTCGTCTCCGACCTCCGGCGCTGGGCGAGCTCATCCGTCAGCTCACTGACGCGGTGCTGAAGTGCAAGCACCTGGTTCTCCAGCTCAAGGATGCG belongs to Arthrobacter tumbae and includes:
- a CDS encoding transcriptional regulator — translated: MPELDPVIHAESRLRAITTLNEVGERNRIAFTKLQKILDMTAGNLSTHLRKLEDAGYITVSKTIEGRTPATYVAITPAGTAAYAAYRLALHQLLTTELTEKS
- a CDS encoding PspA/IM30 family protein; this encodes MSVRRRISRIIASRRNAVEPGDPIAALGDSQRQQEENLDRARRSVADLAAVRHRVDTLARQAAADLDACNREAERAVANNNDDAARSALRHALEIQKRLETLTRQRDDVDQQFRSLESDLYRLETSLQDNAVRYESLRAQHGATQAALNVQGAVSSSAGNSMETARAAREAEQAARQLRHQQAAQEELAWSDPTSGKLEEAFDELEAREAAEQDLRQLKGRVQGNRPGSA
- a CDS encoding SDR family NAD(P)-dependent oxidoreductase, with the protein product MDELNGNGISGKHFLVVGATGELGSRIAGELKSRGAEVTLSGRDQEKLGVLAGQLGAHSIAADLTLPGGPAGIVDALGDQPLDGVVYAAGVVAFGALAELDDDTLDELLLTNFVGYARLLRAVVPRLNKGGQVVQISAVVAESPTAGMAAYSASKAALSAFGKAAALELRRSNVRVLDVRPPHTETGLATRPIDGQAPRLPQGKDPDAVARRIVDAMAAGERDLPSSSFD
- a CDS encoding ABC transporter ATP-binding protein, which codes for MTSPATLAQRRQGTTAPLASAEAVTKSFGKTAALTGVSLQIHPAESVGLLGPNGAGKSTLIGLLSGLRRPDSGTVRLFGDDPSHPRTRLRLGITPQATAVPQNLTVREAVQFVAGHYAHPIPAAQLLKDFGLVEAERKQCGGLSGGQQRRLLVALALVGRPELVILDEPTTGLDVDARETLWSQLRTYRSSGGTLLITSHYLEEIQALSSRVVVIDRGTVIADGTVDDIRSRVAVSKVSFATDLPPSSFLSLPGTVDVTVADTGRTTVVTQDADATVRELVHGGLAFAQLEVHGATLEEAFLSLTAKEKQ
- a CDS encoding DEAD/DEAH box helicase; the protein is MTTFAALGVPTALVRSLTEQGITEPFPIQVKTLPDTLAGRDVLGRGRTGSGKTLAFALPMVSRLAEREAAYRRKPGRPLALILAPTRELATQINATVEPLAGELGLNTTVIYGGVSQARQEKALRAGVDIVIACPGRLEDLMRQKLVTLESVEITVLDEADHMADLGFLPVVKRILDTTPTEGQRMLFSATLDNGVDKVVQRYLSNPLTHSVDTTQASVTTMEHHVLLIGDQTQKKQLIVQLASGKGKRVLFMRTKHHARKLAKTLTDAGIPAVDLHGNLSQNARDRNLAEFSTGDVRVLVATDVAARGVHVDDVELVVHVDPPTEHKAYLHRSGRTARAGSDGTVVTITLPEQKGEVQKLMKAAGVSVGFENVSATSPLVGKLIGDVAEKVDPRTRAALLAQRETPRGAGSSTGANAERKRNRRAAPAAGGRGGRGGRGRVAADPQGNRAERRKDQPQAARFGTEGERRRTGEGAAAGGNRTRRARPAGSGDVAAYSTSSTRGAQGKGQPGSGQRSSGQRPSAPSSSGRPAGTRGSGPRRAGAPASNERRGR
- the trmB gene encoding tRNA (guanosine(46)-N7)-methyltransferase TrmB; its protein translation is MSTRPEPQPFSTQPVSFVRRGNRLQGRRRDAWAELSEGLVVDVPRNTAADTSVDPAWEYDAAASFGRDAPLVVEVGSGLGEAVAAAATADPDRNFLALEVYKPGLAQTLLRIDQGGLTNVRIAQVNAAEALATMIRPASVAELWVFFPDPWHKTRHHKRRLVKDSFLALAGRVLAPGGILRLATDWSDYAVQMRASADDSPLFENLHDGERAGSDSPLTLVWASGVEHEVGGTPRREGREPAGTASRNEGEDSIGGWAPRFDGRILTSFENKAHDAGRSIFDLAYRRV
- a CDS encoding M20 metallopeptidase family protein; this translates as MPAPPKTSPPPGGTLPTAAAIRAHAADLSGEVTQLRHRLHQEPEIGLHLPRTQEKVLEALDGLPYEVSIGKDTTSVTAVLRGTAPSSASRKPVVLLRGDMDALPVQEQTGAPYASHIDGAMHACGHDLHTAMLAGAARILADRRDQLAGDVVLMFQPGEEGFDGAGVMIREGVLEAAGRRPDAAYGIHVVSSLLPNGLFASRPGTLMSASDGLYVTVHGAGGHGSAPHRAKDPVTVAAEIVTSLQTMITRQFDMFDPAVLTVGLLHAGTKRNVIPESARIEATIRTFSEQNRELMRTAIPRLVNGIAEAHGLHATVEYETEYPLTVTDAGETSNIEKHVRDLFGDERYTQMVNPLSGSEDFSRVLAAVPGSFVFLSAVQPGVDPAGTAFNHSPYAAFDDSILADGTALYAQLAMARIAELAGA
- a CDS encoding DinB family protein — encoded protein: MAIEPDTKDWTWVLERPCPQCGFDAADYPSGSIAEKHRLDLPRWREALGRADVRDRPDEGTWSTLEYAAHVRDVYVLFTERTELMLAQEDPIFENWDQDRTAREKNYADEDPARVADELAAAGETYTALLDSVPDWHRVGRRSNGSRFTVETLAQYGLHDVVHHLSDVRG
- a CDS encoding ABC transporter permease, with protein sequence MSTATAHNPPTGRNAATAHTAPSQLSLIRTHTRAQLLEQLRIPVAVISSVVFPALVLMFFVVPQSAVTANPMASLASIAQLGVFGVMSAFLFNYGVGVAEDRANPWSSYVRSLPAGPLPGILARAVTGMLFAFMSLLPVLILGALLTSAPDAFTSGDLPWWRVPFAVGVWLLCGLPFLALGLFIGHLCTSKVAVAVTQVVFFPLAFAGGMMLPPLMFPEWLNTLSLFLPSRAARDLSVFALTGEGLHPTTVVCLLAWLLVLGATALWAARRDQGRRFR